In Leptolyngbya sp. NIES-2104, the genomic window AGCTCTTAGTGATTGATACCGAAAACAAATTCATCTCAACTGGATTTGCCAAAGAACTCGCGAAACAAGCGGGCGGAAAGTATCATCACTTGCCAAAAGCGACCGATGCCGCGATCGCAGGAGTTGCCCGAAATGCGATCGCCGATATGAAAACGAAGTGACACAAAACTTCACAAATTCTGTACGCTTAAAGAGTGCGTTCAGAATGCAATTATGATCACGGCTCCTACAGTTTCAACGGAATACAAGATCTGGATGTGGAAAGGGTTCCAAGTCGCTTATCAAGCGCAAGGAACCGAAGGGATTCCCGTTGTTCTCGTGCATGGCTTCGGAGCTTCGTTTTTCCACTGGCGCAAAAACATTCCAGAACTGGCAAAAAATTGTCGGGTGTATGCAATCGACCTTATCGGCTTCGGTAAATCCGCTAAACCGAAACCCGTTGAGCAAATCGAATACACCTTTGAAACTTGGGGCGATCAGATTGCGGATTTCTGCCGTGAAGTGATCGGAGAGCCAGCAGTCTTGATCGGAAATTCGATTGGTTGTATTGCAGTGATGCAGGCAGCGGTCGATCATCCTGAAATTGCGCGATCGCTGGCTTTATTAAATTGCTCATTGAGACTATTGCACGATCGACATCGCGCCACACAGCCTTGGATTAAACGCATCGGTGCGCCGATTTTACAAAAAGTCCTGCAAAATCAAGCGTTTGGACAATGGTTTTTCAGTCAGATTGCTAAACCAAAAGCGGTTAGAAACATTCTGCTTAAAGCGTATGTAAACTCCGAAGCGGTCACAGATGAATTAGTAGAACTGCTACTCGGTGCAGCTTCAGATCAAGGGGCGACAGCCGTATTTATTGCATTTACTGGGTATTCTTCTGGACCTTTACCTGAAGATCTGTTGCCGAAACTGCCTTGTTGCGCGATCGTGCTTTGGGGCGAAAAAGATCCTTGGGAACCGATCGCGCTCGGTCGAAAATTTGCAGACTATCCGCAAGTCAAAGAATTCATTCCACTCCCGAACGTCGGGCACTGTCCCCAAGATGAAGCCCCCGAACTCGTCAACCCGATTCTGCAACGATGGATCGAGCAAACAGCAACCGAATCAAAAAATAGCTAAACAAATCTGCCAATCTGGCAACACCGTCAAAGTGAGTTCTCCTACAGTAATGACATCAGCCAAAGCGGTTGATTTCTCGAAAACATCATCAGAACTACAGGAGAGTTTCACATGATTATCACTGACTTAAACTACATCGAAGTCGTTTCCGAAGAAACCAGCATCAGTGGTGGTGGCAAGAAATACGGATTCGCAATTGCATACGCAGATGCGGACGCAACTGCGATTGGTCAAAAATTCGCGGCAACCTACACCGACACTAATACAATCGCTCTCTCTGGCAAGGGTGTTGCTGCTGCTTACTCAGGCTCCACATCCGGCAGTGTCGCGTACTAACGCTGAAAGAAGTTTGTGATTTAACTTCTTGAGTTGTGACACGACTTTAGAAGTTAAATCGCTTCATTGCTTGAAGCAATTCATCGTTATAAATCGCTGACAGTTCGAGTGGGACTTTTCAGCGATTTCTTTGTCCAAAAGTGTACTGTTAGGGTCAAAGGAGAAGCGAGTGATTATTTCTGATCTTGATCATCTGAACGCAGAGACAAGACCGATTTCGGGAGGAGTGTTTGCATTCGGATTCGCCAACGGCAGCGCGGAGGCGGTTGGCAACAAACTGAGCGTAGCGACGACAGTAAGTTTGACTTCAACTTATACGGTCGTGTTTGCTGCGCCGCGTGTTTATCACTAAATTTAGGTGGTTTTCTCACAATTTTGTAGGAGACATGAATCATGAGGACAGTTGAAATTTCGGATCTGAGTTTTTGTGAGCAGTATCACTCCGATCGAGTGCAGGGCGGCAGACTTTCGGTTCACATTCCGCCCGTTAAGGTTGTGGCGGATACAGCTACCGCTT contains:
- a CDS encoding alpha/beta fold hydrolase yields the protein MITAPTVSTEYKIWMWKGFQVAYQAQGTEGIPVVLVHGFGASFFHWRKNIPELAKNCRVYAIDLIGFGKSAKPKPVEQIEYTFETWGDQIADFCREVIGEPAVLIGNSIGCIAVMQAAVDHPEIARSLALLNCSLRLLHDRHRATQPWIKRIGAPILQKVLQNQAFGQWFFSQIAKPKAVRNILLKAYVNSEAVTDELVELLLGAASDQGATAVFIAFTGYSSGPLPEDLLPKLPCCAIVLWGEKDPWEPIALGRKFADYPQVKEFIPLPNVGHCPQDEAPELVNPILQRWIEQTATESKNS